The proteins below come from a single Manduca sexta isolate Smith_Timp_Sample1 chromosome 3, JHU_Msex_v1.0, whole genome shotgun sequence genomic window:
- the LOC115442304 gene encoding facilitated trehalose transporter Tret1, producing the protein MSKPTKWITPFKKQCFVTAGVCLNMAGHGLVMGFAAILLPQLRRSDSLIPIDDSSGSWIASILGFALVSGNFIVPTIMAKYGRRTANLVSITPMIVGWFCIITANSIPSLLVARFLQGISMGMSASLGPVLIGEYTSPKNRGAFLTTISVTIATGVLMVHTLGSYLSWQKTALVCAFISFIDLLIVIYSPESPSWMADQGRYDECRKIFRWLRSEDEEDELQRMIESAIVVREAKADVDLSESFGSKMKRNIAYFNVTIKKKEFYKPIFIMMHIYTLGQWAGANILAAYTMDIFTHVIGTDVNIPLLVITLDTQRIISNCLAVYVIKKINRRTMLFSTVGLNLLAFLTTAAYTYCKGQNLLPFDHPFIGIALIHIHMFTIATGTVPLPFIIAGELFPLEYRSLAGGISVLFLSSNLFITVKTVPFFFGSLGIHGAYVIYSIVVGYCLLISYFFLPETKDRTLQDIEDEFRGRPLTVEEMKSTQSLTAWKLHSQDRRCSSPVV; encoded by the exons TGCTTCGTAACAGCAGGCGTGTGTCTCAATATGGCGGGGCATGGCCTGGTGATGGGGTTTGCCGCCATACTCCTACCACAGTTGAGACGGTCCGACTCTCTCATACCGATCGATGACTCCTCAGGATCATGGATAG CTTCGATCCTGGGATTCGCCTTGGTCTCCGGTAACTTCATCGTACCAACAATAATGGCCAAATACGGCCGAAGAACCGCAAACCTCGTGAGCATAACACCAATGATCGTCGGTTGGTTCTGCATTATAACCGCCAACAGCATCCCATCACTCCTCGTCGCGAGGTTTCTCCAAGGAATCTCCATGGGAATGAGCGCCTCCTTAGGCCCAGTCTTAATCGGAGAATACACCAGTCCCAAAAACAGAGGAGCGTTCCTCACCACCATATCAGTTACAATTGCAACAGGAGTCCTTATGGTACATACTTTAGGGTCCTATTTGAGCTGGCAAAAAACAGCTCTAGTTTGTGCCTTTATTTCATTCATAGACTTACTGATAGTTATATACTCCCCGGAGTCACCGAGTTGGATGGCAGACCAAGGCAGGTATGACGAATGCAGGAAGATATTCAGGTGGTTACGAAGTGAGGACGAAGAGGATGAACTGCAAAGAATGATTGAATCAGCTATCGTTGTAAGAGAAGCAAAAGCTGACGTAGACCTATCAGAATCGTTCGGTAGTAAAATGAAGAGAAATATAGCTTACTTCAACGTAACTATAAAGAAGAAAGAGTTTTACAAGCCCATATTTATCATGATGCATATTTACACGCTAGGGCAGTGGGCCGGAGCCAACATCCTTGCTGCCTACACAATGGATATCTTCACCCATGTTATTGGAACTGATGTAAACATACCTCTATTAGTAATCACGTTAGATACTCAAAGAATCATATCTAACTGCTTAGCTGTATACGTCATTAAGAAGATAAATAGAAGAACTATGCTGTTTTCAACTGTTGGACTGAACTTGTTGGCTTTCTTAACCACAGCGGCGTATACTTACTGCAAAGGACAAAACCTTCTACCTTTTGACCATCCGTTTATTGGTATAGCTCTTATTCATATACATATGTTCACCATCGCTACTGGAACTGTTCCTTTACCATTTATTATAGCTGGAGAGTTATTCCCTCTGGAATACAGAAGTCTAGCTGGAGGTATCAGTGTCTTATTCCTGTCTTCCAATCTCTTCATCACTGTAAAGACTGTGCCCTTCTTCTTCGGGTCTCTAGGCATACATGGAGCGTATGTCATTTATTCAATAGTTGTTGGGTACTGTTTACTGATCTCCTACTTCTTCCTCCCAGAGACGAAAGACAGGACCCTTCAGGATATTGAGGACGAGTTCAGAGGTAGACCTTTGACTGTTGAGGAGATGAAGTCCACTCAATCGCTGACTGCGTGGAAACTGCATAGCCAAGACAGGAGATGTAGTAGTCCTGTAGTATAA